A part of Pirellulales bacterium genomic DNA contains:
- a CDS encoding M2 family metallopeptidase, which produces MALIAGHKRGLLVLILNCIFATVFPPMSRAAENEPQDAGDRQAAKFIAYHESTVQPLDIAVGRAWWTANTTGRDEDFAAKVEAQNQLDHALADSQRFAELKAIKAAKISDPTLRRQIDILYLIYLEKQVDPDLLKRITSTANDIEKAFNVYRARVDDKQLVDSEVRKALKESKDSARRQRIWEASKGVGRMVEADLKQLVLLRNEAARKLGFKDYHAMQLSLNEQSQDDVLKLFDNLDALTREPFAAAKREIDAKLSLNYGIDVDELRPWHYHDPFFQESPAIFSVNLDSVFGTADILKICEKFYAGVGLPIEDVIARSDLYEKPGKSPHAFCTDIDRQGDVRVLANIVPNEYWMGTMLHELGHSVYSSK; this is translated from the coding sequence ATGGCACTCATCGCTGGTCACAAACGTGGGCTCTTGGTTCTGATCCTCAACTGCATTTTTGCAACGGTGTTTCCGCCCATGTCACGCGCCGCCGAGAACGAACCCCAGGACGCCGGCGATCGCCAGGCCGCGAAATTCATCGCCTATCACGAAAGCACAGTCCAGCCGTTGGACATTGCCGTCGGCCGCGCCTGGTGGACGGCCAATACGACCGGTCGTGACGAAGATTTTGCCGCCAAGGTCGAAGCCCAAAACCAGTTGGACCATGCCCTGGCCGATTCGCAACGCTTCGCCGAGTTGAAAGCCATCAAGGCCGCCAAGATTTCCGACCCGACGCTGCGCCGGCAGATCGATATTCTGTATCTGATCTATCTCGAGAAGCAGGTCGACCCCGACTTGCTGAAGCGCATCACGTCGACGGCCAACGACATCGAAAAGGCCTTCAACGTCTATCGGGCCCGCGTCGACGACAAGCAGCTGGTTGATAGCGAAGTCCGCAAGGCCTTGAAGGAATCGAAGGATAGCGCCCGGCGGCAGCGCATTTGGGAAGCCAGCAAGGGGGTGGGCCGCATGGTCGAGGCCGACCTCAAGCAACTGGTGCTGCTGCGCAACGAGGCCGCACGCAAGCTGGGCTTCAAAGACTATCACGCCATGCAGTTGTCCTTAAACGAGCAGAGCCAGGACGACGTGCTGAAGCTATTCGACAATCTCGACGCACTGACGCGCGAGCCGTTTGCCGCCGCCAAGCGCGAGATCGACGCCAAGCTGTCTTTGAACTACGGCATCGACGTCGACGAGCTGCGCCCTTGGCACTATCACGATCCGTTCTTCCAGGAAAGCCCGGCGATCTTTTCGGTCAATCTGGACTCGGTCTTCGGGACGGCCGACATCCTGAAAATCTGCGAGAAGTTCTACGCCGGCGTCGGGCTGCCGATCGAAGACGTGATCGCCCGCAGCGATCTGTACGAAAAGCCGGGCAAGAGTCCGCACGCCTTCTGCACCGATATCGACCGCCAGGGGGACGTGCGGGTGCTGGCCAACATCGTCCCCAACGAATATTGGATGGGGACGATGCTGCACGAGCTAGGGCATTCGGTTTATAGCAGCAAGAA